Proteins from a genomic interval of Haemorhous mexicanus isolate bHaeMex1 chromosome Z, bHaeMex1.pri, whole genome shotgun sequence:
- the DNAJB5 gene encoding dnaJ homolog subfamily B member 5 isoform X2, giving the protein MGKDYYKILGIQSGANEDEIKKAYRKMALKYHPDKNKDPNAEEKFKEIAEAYDVLSDPKKRAVYDQYGEEGLKTGGGSSGGSGNTFHYTFHGDPHATFASFFGGSNPFDIFFASSRSRMFNGFDQEDMDMDDDDDPFSAFGRFGFNGINGVHRRHQESLHTRRKVQDPPVIHELKVSLEEIYHGSTKRMKITRRRLNADGRTMRTEDKILNIVIKRGWKEGTKITFPKEGDATPDNIPADIVFILKDKPHSHFKRDGTNVIYTANISLKEALCGCTVNIPTIDGRVIPLPCNDIIKPGTVKRLRGEGLPFPKAPSQRGDLIVEFKIRFPDRIAPQTRQILKQHLPCS; this is encoded by the exons ATGGGGAAGGACTATTACAAGATTTTGGGCATCCAGAGCGGTGCCAACGAAGATGAAATCAAGAAGGCCTATCGCAAAATGGCCCTGAAATATCACCCTGATAAGAATAAAGACCCCAACGCTGAGGAGAAGTTCAAGGAGATTGCGGAGGCTTATGACGTCCTGAGTGACCCCAAGAAACGAGCTGTGTATGACCAGTATGGGGAGGAAG GTCTCAAAACTGGAGGTGGCTCTTCAGGTGGCTCagggaacaccttccactacaccTTCCATGGAGACCCCCATGCCACCTTTGCATCCTTCTTTGGAGGCTCCAACCCTTTTGACATCTTCTTCGCAAGCAGCCGCTCCCGGATGTTCAATGGCTTTGACCAGGAAGACATGGATATGGATGATGACGACGACCCTTTCAGTGCCTTTGGCCGGTTTGGCTTCAATGGCATTAATGGGGTTCACCGGCGGCACCAGGAGTCCCTGCACACGCGGAGAAAGGTCCAAGACCCACCTGTCATCCACGAGCTCAAGGTGTCCCTGGAAGAGATCTACCACGGATCCACCAAGAGGATGAAGATCACACGCAGAAGGCTCAACGCTGATGGCCGGACCATGCGGACTGAGGACAAGATCCTAAACATTGTCATCAAACGGGGTTGGAAGGAGGGAACCAAAATCACATTCCCCAAAGAAGGGGATGCCACTCCAGACAACATCCCTGCAGACATCGTCTTCATCCTCAAGGACAAGCCTCACTCGCACTTCAAGAGGGATGGGACAAACGTGATCTACACGGCAAACATCAGTCTTAAAGAG GCCTTGTGCGGCTGCACTGTGAACATTCCCACCATTGATGGACGCGTGATCCCGCTTCCCTGCAACGACATCATCAAGCCAGGGACAGTGAAGAGACTACGCGGGGAGGGGCTGCCCTTCCCCAAGGCCCCCAGCCAGCGAGGAGACTTGATCGTGGAGTTCAAAATCCGCTTCCCGGACAGAATAGCTCCCCAGACAAGACAGATCCTCAAGCAGCACCTCCCATGCTCCTAG
- the DNAJB5 gene encoding dnaJ homolog subfamily B member 5 isoform X1, with the protein MPAILLFWSRAERNKYSAPSSVAIMGKDYYKILGIQSGANEDEIKKAYRKMALKYHPDKNKDPNAEEKFKEIAEAYDVLSDPKKRAVYDQYGEEGLKTGGGSSGGSGNTFHYTFHGDPHATFASFFGGSNPFDIFFASSRSRMFNGFDQEDMDMDDDDDPFSAFGRFGFNGINGVHRRHQESLHTRRKVQDPPVIHELKVSLEEIYHGSTKRMKITRRRLNADGRTMRTEDKILNIVIKRGWKEGTKITFPKEGDATPDNIPADIVFILKDKPHSHFKRDGTNVIYTANISLKEALCGCTVNIPTIDGRVIPLPCNDIIKPGTVKRLRGEGLPFPKAPSQRGDLIVEFKIRFPDRIAPQTRQILKQHLPCS; encoded by the exons ATGCCGGCAATTCTGCTCTTCTGGAGCCGCGCCGAGAG GAATAAGTACTCGGCTCCCAGCAGTGTCGCCATCATGGGGAAGGACTATTACAAGATTTTGGGCATCCAGAGCGGTGCCAACGAAGATGAAATCAAGAAGGCCTATCGCAAAATGGCCCTGAAATATCACCCTGATAAGAATAAAGACCCCAACGCTGAGGAGAAGTTCAAGGAGATTGCGGAGGCTTATGACGTCCTGAGTGACCCCAAGAAACGAGCTGTGTATGACCAGTATGGGGAGGAAG GTCTCAAAACTGGAGGTGGCTCTTCAGGTGGCTCagggaacaccttccactacaccTTCCATGGAGACCCCCATGCCACCTTTGCATCCTTCTTTGGAGGCTCCAACCCTTTTGACATCTTCTTCGCAAGCAGCCGCTCCCGGATGTTCAATGGCTTTGACCAGGAAGACATGGATATGGATGATGACGACGACCCTTTCAGTGCCTTTGGCCGGTTTGGCTTCAATGGCATTAATGGGGTTCACCGGCGGCACCAGGAGTCCCTGCACACGCGGAGAAAGGTCCAAGACCCACCTGTCATCCACGAGCTCAAGGTGTCCCTGGAAGAGATCTACCACGGATCCACCAAGAGGATGAAGATCACACGCAGAAGGCTCAACGCTGATGGCCGGACCATGCGGACTGAGGACAAGATCCTAAACATTGTCATCAAACGGGGTTGGAAGGAGGGAACCAAAATCACATTCCCCAAAGAAGGGGATGCCACTCCAGACAACATCCCTGCAGACATCGTCTTCATCCTCAAGGACAAGCCTCACTCGCACTTCAAGAGGGATGGGACAAACGTGATCTACACGGCAAACATCAGTCTTAAAGAG GCCTTGTGCGGCTGCACTGTGAACATTCCCACCATTGATGGACGCGTGATCCCGCTTCCCTGCAACGACATCATCAAGCCAGGGACAGTGAAGAGACTACGCGGGGAGGGGCTGCCCTTCCCCAAGGCCCCCAGCCAGCGAGGAGACTTGATCGTGGAGTTCAAAATCCGCTTCCCGGACAGAATAGCTCCCCAGACAAGACAGATCCTCAAGCAGCACCTCCCATGCTCCTAG